Part of the Mycolicibacterium thermoresistibile genome, CCGCGAGGCCGTCGACGACGCGGTGATCGCCGGTGTCACCCAGCACGGTGACGACTTCGTGATCGCGGTCAAACGGGACCCCGCCGCCACGGGAGCGGGCGTGACGGGCACCGACGGCGATTCCGGATAACCTTCCACCGTGCGCATATTCGTTCCGGCCACGGTGGCCATGCTGCAGCAGCTCGTTGCCGATGGGTCGTTGTCGGCGGTCAACGGCACCGCATTCGCGGTGACCCCGGCGCTGCGGGAGGCCTACGCCGAGGGCGACGACGAGGAACTCGCCCACGTGGCGTTGCGTGAGGCCGCGCTGGCGTCGTTGCGGCTGTTGTCCGCAGAGGAGGGTTCCGGCGCACCGATGCGCCGCGCCGTGGTGGAGGCCGAAATCGACGGCGCCACACCGAGACCGGACCTCGACGATGCCGTGGTCCGGCTGTCCGGGCCGATCCGACTCGACGACGTGATCGCCGCCTATGTGGACAACTCCGACGCCGAAACGGCGGTGCGGGAGGCGGTGGAGGTCATCGACGCCGCCGATCTCGGGGATGAGGACGCCGAGCTGCTGGTCGGCGACGCCCAGGACCACGATCTCGCCTGGTACGCCACTCAAGAGCTGCCGTTCCTGCTCGATCTGCTCTGAGCCCCGTTGTTACGGTTCCGTAGGTTACGGTACCGTAGGTTTAACCTTGCTGCGGCGGGGCAGTCAACACCATGTGAGCTGGGGTTCCTTCATGGCAAAGAGCGAGATCAAGTACTCGGCGAGGGTGGTCGACACCGTCCGGCCGCAGGTCGCGGGGGTTGAGAACCGCCCGGTGCTGCATCGTCTGCGTAGGTTCGCCGAGCGCATC contains:
- a CDS encoding DUF6912 family protein, with the translated sequence MRIFVPATVAMLQQLVADGSLSAVNGTAFAVTPALREAYAEGDDEELAHVALREAALASLRLLSAEEGSGAPMRRAVVEAEIDGATPRPDLDDAVVRLSGPIRLDDVIAAYVDNSDAETAVREAVEVIDAADLGDEDAELLVGDAQDHDLAWYATQELPFLLDLL